CGAGGTCCGAGTAATCTTGGCTGGAAGTTCAGAAAGGATGAAATGATTTCGTTAAGGCATCCGGGCACCGACAAGATCAGGTCGAGGCATTGATGAATGTGCGGCAACGACAGCCCACCTCTAGATCTAGCAGCGACGCCCACTGAGCCCCGCACCACACCGCCAGCGCCAGTAACGCCGACTGAGCCCTCCACGCCTACGTCGCCGACTAAGTTTGCATGGCTGGGTGCAGCTAAGAGTATCGAAATCCCAGCAAAAACAGCGATGGTCAAGAAACGTTGGATATGCATTTTGCTTTTGACCTGAATCTGAAGCCAAAGATGAGATGCAATGTATGTGTAAAGATTtgctatttataggggttgagAGATGGTGGGAATTCATTAATTCTTGAAACCGAACACGTTTAGTTTCCATTTTTAATTGCTTTTGGAGTGTTATGTTTCTTGAATTTTATGCAGAGTAATCAATAAATAACGTCAAAAGATAGAAATCAATGCTCGTTGAATTTATGGAGAATTTAATTTTAAGCTTCGCATTAATgaaatttaacaaaatattattacaataagaagaaaattatcATCAATAAACAAGTTAGAATATCTTCTTGGAAGAGCGATTCTTTGTGCAATCCAACAAGCATGATATCAAACCAGCAAAGCCCGACTCTCGTGGCTGGGAAATGTCGTTTTCTCGCCTCTCCAACACCTTCAAAAACTCATCCGGGCTTAAGTTCCCATCGCGATTTGTGTCAAACATAAAAAATATCAGGTCAACCACCTTCTCTTTGAGATTGATCCCACAAACCTTGAAGAAATTGTGACATTTTATTAGTAACACACATCCATAACTGACTTCACAGTATTGAGAGGCATAAAGATAAGAAATAAAGGGGAGATGGATGTTTTTTAAGTGAAGTGTTTACCTGATCAGCAGCTCTTTTAAAATCTTGCTTTGACAACAGTCCATTCACTTTGCCATAACTGAAGAGGGCAATGGAGAATGGCTCCAATCTTTTCCGGAGCTCGGAAAATCTCTTAAATTCTTCAAATGTTATACGCACATCTCTTAGAGATTGCTCATTGCTAAGTTCATCAACTCGATCCAGAAACTTGTCTACGTATCTCATATCAGCAGAAGCAACCATAGATAAGGCAAAGTCTTTTGCAGAGATAGTTCCTTGAGACTTAAAATCGTAATGCGAAAACTCCAATCTCAGTATCTGTGCATGAATTTTACAAGTTGTCATAGAATGTGGCCTCCTGAATTTCAAGAGCATATATGAATGTGAGCTAAAATTACATACTTCGTCGTGCAATTCTCTGAAAAACTGAACAAATGTCTGGTGTTCAAGGCGCCCATTACCGTCTTTTCCAAAGAAGTACTCGAGGAGACCTCCATCCTCCACAGAACCAGAAACTTTTAATCCAATCCTCATCCCATCTCTGTGGTTAGCCCCTTGTCTATTTTGAGTACGCATCAGGTTCATCACCTTTTGAAATTCTTGTTTGTCTATACCACTGTGCAAAAGTACCATTTCACATGATAAAACTTTATGCCTTTAGTATGAAGCTTGAGGATATAATTGCTCATAGATGAATAAAGATCATATTTCGAAATCTATAGTGAATTTAATTCCGATGTGACATTATCTGTTAATCATTATATATGCTAGCTGTATCATACCCGTTGTTATCAAGATCAAACATTTTAAAAGCGACAGAAAAGCTCGACTCTGGGATGCTCAATAGCGTGACGAAAAATATATACCTGTCACAACAAGAAGAGATCATATTTTTGTCATGCAATATTTTCTAGAGACGAATCTAATTGATATACTAACTCTGGAAATGAAATAAGCCCATCGTTGTTGGTATCgaataacataaaaaattctgAAGGAGCGAAGTGTAAATCGCTAGTCGTCCACTCCCCTGAGAGGTTTCCGACCCTGACACTTGGTGCTTCAGATGGAGGGAATACTGGAACTACTGCTCTCATCAAGTCTACTGGTGTCATATATACTTCTCCCGACGGTGTTCGAAATGATGCAAAGTATTCAAACACCTGAAGTGAAATCCATTAGTCTAtatatagataaataaatacacaaatgTTGTTTGTCTCCTCTCCAAAGAAACTAAACTTCACATACACGTTACACATACTATATAGTTAGTTGATATTTTATGTAATGCAACTATTTCAGTGACGGCTATCGCTCGATCGCTATGTTAGCTCCATTATTCGACACGAATTTAAGCCTGCTTTGTTACTGAATCTTACTTAATGAAATCATGCACCTTTTCGGGAGGGCTTCGTGTTCTTATGCGTTTCTCGTACTTGAAGAAAACTTTTCTCCTGTATGCATCTGAAAGAATATTGAACTACTTAGTGAGTCGCAGTGTAGCTTAAGATATATGCATTTCTTTGTTTTCACCGTAAAATTAGAATGAAGATTGATAATTTCCCACCAAAAGAAAAGCACAGTGAAACAATTTGATCTACAAATTAACATAGCTAATTATTAAATTGATCACGTACCTTTGAATAGGAAGCCACCTGTGTTTTCTTGCTCCTTCATTTTGGTTCCGGAATCTGCATACGAGACTATCGAATCTGCACTACAGATTAATGAAGAACAATAGAAAAGGCCGAGACCCGATCCAACAACCACCACCCCGGAGCAAACTGATCTCAAAAGTGAACTGAAaaacgacgacgacgacgaTGACTCAATCTCATTACTGCAAGAACAATAACTCCTCCCACCATTTCCCGATGCTGATGAATTCAAGATTGGGTTGTTTGATTTTCTGAAATCTGTAGGAGATCTCAGGTTTCGAGCTGCCAAAAATGGAGCCTGTGGAGCGCGTTTTCTAAACAGCGATGCCAAAGAATGCATGATCGCACATCAAAATTTAGAAATCGACAATGGCGGTAGAAGAGATTCGCAAGACTAGAGCTAGCGGAGGTTTATGGTATGGATTCAGTAAAGCGTAGAAGTAGGTGGGAATCAGCAATTTGACCGAGACTCATTCGTGATTAACATTCTTCCATGTCACTGATCAGTTTGCAGCTCTTTCTGTAGACGGTTATGCATGTCTTCAAATCTCATGAATATATATTACAACGTAGCCAATTATAATACAGGTTTTAGGATCATGCATTGCATGCATTACGTGAAAATTACTTATTTTGTCACGTAatttgcaagatttttatttttcaacttattaaCTCGCGGtcttaatttaaaaatttacattttttttatttttaatcatttttcatttgAGTGTTAActtgatataaaaaaattgatgtgACCCAAGAAAATGATAACGCATTAGTGAAAATTGTCGACATGACACCGGATATTACTGACGtttaatgagtaggtctcttgtgagacggtctcacacaaatttttgccttcattatattatttattgtaaACGTCCAAATATCATGctttcacaattttattttatatgtacAAATTTGTAAAAGTTCCCAAAATTAAATGGCAACTAGTCCTCATATTCCCTTGACTTTTCagaattaaattgaaaattaaaatgatgaccataatttatttttcagataATTAATTACTATATATATAGTACCGCTTCCGTTGGAAAAAATACAAATAGCAAATAAACGACTTATAATAAAAATTCTTCTCCCATCTCGAAAGAAAACGTGTCATGTAGTGAAAAAgacattttataataattaacgGACGAGTcgcatcatatatatatatatatgacaatGAAGTCCGCGGATCCCTACACTTTGATGTATATTgagtaaattataaattataaattatgatAATCAGATAAATCGAACTGGGAAAACCCCATGTCATCGCCAAAAAAAGTGTTGCTACGAGGATCAAAATTAAACTTACGATCATTGATCAAACACTCACAAACTCAAATATTTCGAACCGAACAGATATACTCGTAGTCATACTTGGTGGCTAATTAAAAACTAAATCAAACAAGTTGACCATTTCATCAACTTTGACTAGCTTTTTCTATCCTAACATCGTCACTTCCACCCAAACATCGATCGTATAATCAGGCAAGTAAAATTCATAAGGTATGCATTATTTAATTAGAATATCTTTCATAGAAAGTTGAATCAAAGATGTGGAAATATACATTTAACTTGGTCAGCTGTCGTTTTTTATACAAGATATATTCAAACTTCGTACACATATACTGAACATATCCAAGAAAAAATCCTTATAGTTTACTATGGTCccgaattataattttaaactctaaaatcctttaatattttaaattgatttacccgagctaatatcaaatttatccaaaattatacaaaaatttacatataaattttaaaaaaaaattaggacCACTAGGGCTAAAGACGGATGAAAAGTAACGTGGATCCGCCCTTGGCTATGGCCCTTCATTTTGTGTTTACTAAGACGCGAAAAAGTCCATTATAATGACCCACCAAGTAAATGCCTTCATTCATTACTTACAATTGGATAAGCAAGAAAATCAAGAATATATATATCGCAGATTTTCGCATATAAATCTTTCTCAATTAATCTGTATCATATAAACATACCTTAATTATGTCGAAAATCGCGGTCTTTCTGGTGGCCTTGGCTCTAACGCTTACATATGTGGAGTGCAACTCCGAAGGTAAACTCACACAACCTATTCTTGTCTGCAACAACTTGACCTTTCCGGTCGTGTATTTTGCTCAATTTTTTCTGGTGAAAATGAGCAGGAGATGCTCTTAATGCGTGGAAATCTTCCCTGAGTGATCCAAACGGTGTGCTACAGAGCTGGGATCCAACGTTGGTTAATCCTTGTACATGGTTTCATGTCACATGCAATTCGGAAAATAGTGTAACAAGAGTgtaagtttatatatatataatacatcCCTACAGTACTGTTTGATACAGAAGATAAGATATTGATCGATAATAACTGATAGTATCACGCATTATTATCTTATTTTATTATATCGATTTATCATTCTTATATCATGTATCGTTTCAATATAAACTGGTTGACGACTGGTTTTTGACATGAAAGGGACCTTGGTAATGCTAACCTATCTGGAACTCTTGTGCCTCAGCTGGGCTTGTTGGCTAATCTTCAGTATCTGTAAGATCTAATGTTTCTATATATTTATCAGACAAATtacttaatttttttgaaatagaTTTTACTTAAGTGGAGTAATAAGtgatgtttttttcttttttgggcGCAGGGAGGCGTTTTCGAACAAAATTAGTGGACAAATACCAAGTGCGCTAGGCAATTTGACTCGCCTAGTTAGTTTGGACTTGTACGATAATAAATTAAGTGGTCCAATCCCAGCATCTCTAGCATATTTGAGATCCTTGAGATTCTTGTAAGTTGATTCATTAGAACACCAATTTACCTCTTTATTCTGAATTAAGACGCCTTCCAAGTCTGCGATTTTGATCGTTTATGTCGTCGGATTTCAGTTTTTTTCCGTTGTCTTTGTTATTTTAACATGCACTTCCGGTCA
The sequence above is a segment of the Primulina tabacum isolate GXHZ01 chromosome 6, ASM2559414v2, whole genome shotgun sequence genome. Coding sequences within it:
- the LOC142548202 gene encoding leucine-rich repeat protein 1-like isoform X1 gives rise to the protein MSKIAVFLVALALTLTYVECNSEGDALNAWKSSLSDPNGVLQSWDPTLVNPCTWFHVTCNSENSVTRVDLGNANLSGTLVPQLGLLANLQYLEAFSNKISGQIPSALGNLTRLVSLDLYDNKLSGPIPASLAYLRSLRFLRLNKNKLSGSIPDGVLQLIQWGSLQILDVSHNNLAGRTRPTKAKGRVITTVVQDPKA
- the LOC142548202 gene encoding leucine-rich repeat protein 1-like isoform X2; translation: MSKIAVFLVALALTLTYVECNSEGDALNAWKSSLSDPNGVLQSWDPTLVNPCTWFHVTCNSENSVTRVDLGNANLSGTLVPQLGLLANLQYLRLNKNKLSGSIPDGVLQLIQWGSLQILDVSHNNLAGRTRPTKAKGRVITTVVQDPKA
- the LOC142548201 gene encoding calcium uptake protein, mitochondrial-like, whose product is MHSLASLFRKRAPQAPFLAARNLRSPTDFRKSNNPILNSSASGNGGRSYCSCSNEIESSSSSSFFSSLLRSVCSGVVVVGSGLGLFYCSSLICSADSIVSYADSGTKMKEQENTGGFLFKDAYRRKVFFKYEKRIRTRSPPEKVFEYFASFRTPSGEVYMTPVDLMRAVVPVFPPSEAPSVRVGNLSGEWTTSDLHFAPSEFFMLFDTNNDGLISFPEYIFFVTLLSIPESSFSVAFKMFDLDNNGGIDKQEFQKVMNLMRTQNRQGANHRDGMRIGLKVSGSVEDGGLLEYFFGKDGNGRLEHQTFVQFFRELHDEILRLEFSHYDFKSQGTISAKDFALSMVASADMRYVDKFLDRVDELSNEQSLRDVRITFEEFKRFSELRKRLEPFSIALFSYGKVNGLLSKQDFKRAADQVCGINLKEKVVDLIFFMFDTNRDGNLSPDEFLKVLERRENDISQPRESGFAGLISCLLDCTKNRSSKKIF